In Sporanaerobacter acetigenes DSM 13106, the DNA window AGTCATGCTCATATAGATCACAGTGGAAGAATACCCAAATTGGTGAAAGAAGGATTCAAAGGTAGAATCATAACTACAAATGCTACATTTGATTTGTGTAAAATAATGCTTATAGATAGTGCGAACATTCAACAATCAGATATAGAATGGGAAAATAGGAAAAGACGAAGAGCTGGAAAAGAACCTGTAGAACCACTTTATACAGTAGATGATGCAGATTTGAGTTTGAGATATTTTGAACCTTATCTTTATGATCAAAAGATCACTTTAAATGATGATATTGTAGTTAGATTTAAAGATGCTGGTCATATATTGGGTTCGGCTATAGTTGAATTGTGGATAAGAGAAAATAAGGATTTTACCAAAATTGTCTTTTCAGGCGATTTAGGAATGCCAGGTCGTCCTATCATAAATGAACCTGAATACATTGAAGAGGCAGATTATTTAATAGTAGAATCTACATATGGAAATAGAATACACGATGATATAAAAGAAAGTGCAAAAAAATTGGTAGATATCATAAATTCAACTGTATTGAGGGGAGGGACAGTGATTATACCTTCTTTTGCTGTAGGAAGAACTCAAGAGATAATATATGAATTAAATAAATACTATGAATATGATAAAAGCATAGAAGAATTTATGAAAATTCCTGTTTATGTAGATAGTCCTATGGCTGTTATGGCTACAGAAGCTTTTAAGAAAAATTCCAGTTGTTTTAACGAAGAAACTAAAAAACTTATACTAAACGGAGACAATCCTTTTGAATTTTCAAATTTGTTCTATGTAAAAAGTCAAGACGAATCTATGAAGTTAAATCAATATAGTTTTCCAAAAGTGATCATTTCATCTAGTGGTATGTGTACCGCAGGAAGAGTACGTCATCATCTAAAGCATAATTTATGGCGAAAGAAAAATAGTGT includes these proteins:
- a CDS encoding MBL fold metallo-hydrolase RNA specificity domain-containing protein, with the translated sequence MEIKFLGAAKVVTGSNVLITTDKYKILLDCGMFQGSEQLERLNFEKFQYNPEDIDFLILSHAHIDHSGRIPKLVKEGFKGRIITTNATFDLCKIMLIDSANIQQSDIEWENRKRRRAGKEPVEPLYTVDDADLSLRYFEPYLYDQKITLNDDIVVRFKDAGHILGSAIVELWIRENKDFTKIVFSGDLGMPGRPIINEPEYIEEADYLIVESTYGNRIHDDIKESAKKLVDIINSTVLRGGTVIIPSFAVGRTQEIIYELNKYYEYDKSIEEFMKIPVYVDSPMAVMATEAFKKNSSCFNEETKKLILNGDNPFEFSNLFYVKSQDESMKLNQYSFPKVIISSSGMCTAGRVRHHLKHNLWRKKNSVVFVGYQAEGTLGRIILDGKKKVKILGEEIKVESEIYDLEGFSGHADQKVLMNWVKNFKRKPKKIFVVHGEEESSEMLASMIESKLNIETIIPNLGDAFEIKEVIVKSQSGEVLEPIKQKEDIEKELQDVYNQFEALVYRTDKIIDPNFLSQDYDELKNKLLELQQKLMDVNMLLGK